The Leptospira harrisiae genome segment GACTTCGAAGTGGAGACAAAGAAGGCTACTGAGGCAATTCTTTCTCTGGATTCCTTTCGCATCCGATTGGTGAAGGCAGAAGTATCTGACAGATCCCTTCCTCTCCTAAGTTTTGTGATGGATGTGGATGATTTCACTGAAGCCATCAGTGAACTTGAGGAAAAGAATGTGAAGATCATCAAAGGACCAGAAGGTACAGACTCTGGAGAGAGCCTAACTTTTGCAGATCCAAGCCAAAATTTAATCGAGATTTTCTACTCCAACTAAATCCTGTTGATTTTTTAAAATTCTTACTTACGATCCTCTTGGTATGTCGGCAACGAACCAAGAGGGTGGGAATGAAACAGACCTACTCACCGATTTCAAAAAAGGTTATGTATACTTTCTGACTGGGTTTCAGAGCTTAGTTGGTAGTTTTCTTCAATTTCTAAGCTCAGGGCTTACTGAGACTAACAAAAGAGAAATTCTTTCCTTTCGCAAAAACCTCGACCAAGAGTTAGACAAATCACAAAAGAAAATCAAAGAAATCATCTTTAACTTAGATGAAAAACATATGTATGCTCAAGTGAGAAAGGAATACTCCCGTTATTTCTCAAGCCAACTTGATGAATCAAGTCGTTATGATTTTATCCAATTCCATTTAATTTTTGAAATGTTACGTTACTTCTATATTGAAAGCTACGAAGGCTGGATTTTATTACGCGATGTTGTGACCAATACTAAGTTCAGTGATCAAGATTTTCAAACCAACAGTCTGTTAAACTATCGTATCTTACCTGCTCTAGAAAGATTATATCATCTTGAAATTTTTCTGAAACGAATGAGTTTTATTTTACAAGTTAACAATCAAAATTTTTTAACTGAATACAAACCAACCAAACCTAAGTTTCGCGATCGCGTAATCTATCGTTTGTCATCTGTTTTTGATGAAACCTTATATGATAAACCGGAAGCACTAGAGCCACAAGATTCCGATATCGTTTATAAATCAGAAGAGGTGATTCAAAATGAAATACAGGAGTCTGATAAAACTAAACAATTACAAAATCAAAAGCCTAAACCAAAGGAAGAAGGTAATACAAATTATATCCAAGCATATGGGAAGTACACTTGGAATTCTGACCAACATTACTTTTTCAGATATGAAATGGATAAATATTTGGCAGAAAAAGCATTATTTAAATCAGCCATTAGTTTGGATTTACACCTTGGTGCGGACGAACAATTACTTCGTGCTGAACTCATCCGGTCTATGACAAGTACAGAAAAGAAAAATAAATCTGCAGAAGATTTTGAAGTCGAATATCAAAATTTTTTAAAACAGTTTTTTCAATTTTGTGAAAACATAATTTTGATGAATATGATGATTCCGAATCAGGTGAAATATGTGTTTTTATTTCATTTGGGACCATCGCATTTTTATATGATCGCAAAAAAGTTTTTAATGGAAGTAAACACAGGATATATACACTCTCGTGGTGCTGATGGAAAAAAAGTAAATCGTGTGATTCCAGGAGAATATGTCAAAAAACATGTGATTGATTATTGGAATGAAACGATTTTACCAAACGTCGGTGAAGAAAAGAACAACCTGGCACTATTGAAAAAGTTAACAGAAATGATAGAAGAGAAATATATAGAGATTTCTAAACTTACAATTCAAAAGTATGACGAACTGGACGAGGAAATAAAAAACTCAAAACCGAGAGAACTCATATTTAGGGAATATATGAATGAGTGGATGGGAGCAGCTAACATTATTATATTTAAAAGATTTGTTAAAAACAAATCATTCTAAAGAACTAAACTGCATGTTGCAGATTGAGCTGTAAGGTAAAACTGTGTTGCAACACCTGCGGGAAATGAAATGACAGGATCGTTTTGTAAAACATAATCTGTCGCTCTGCATGACCTATCAAACACTCTAACTGTAACTGTACTTTCACATCCAATTGTTAGATTTCTGGATGATAACAAGGTATCAGTATGGAATGCTTTAGTTTCCTGCCCATCATATTCAACAGAAAGACTATGGCCTTGTTTTAGTTCAATTTCCGGACCGTATTGTTTGTTTGTAACCGTATAACAGTCGATAAAATATTCCATTCCGGCACAATTAACACCAGTTTTTGAATTTGGTAAACAAGATCCACCTGACTTTGAAACAGTGATAAAACCAGAAAATGCCCCGTCAGGAACTCGCGTATATAGTTCAGTTCCCGTATTCAGCGTCGTTGTCGCAATTACGTCGTTAAATCTGATGACTGGATCGATGCCAAAGTTTTCTCCTTTAATCACCACTTCTGTGGCAGCATAGGCGGCATTTAAATTGTTTTGGGCAGGAGTTCCAATTTGTGGTGTTACAGAAGAAACAACCGGTGGCGACGTTAAAAGAGCTGCAAGAGGATCGTCGTTGGAAGAAGTTTTGCATGAAAAACTGTTTCCAAGTACTAGCGAGAATCCGATCGTGTATAAAATCCTTCTCATGACTGCTGCTTCCATTATCGGAAAACCAAAACTGTTTTCATTTCTATTTTTTCGTTCGGAGGAAATTCTATGAACACTGTCACGCTCCAAACCCACCATACTTATGTAGCATTGATAGAATTAAGCCGACCAGAGGCAAAAAATGCCATTTCCCTGCAGCTCCTTGCGGAACTAAGAGAAAAGATCCAAGAGGTAAAACAAGGTAAGGCACGTTCTCTTGTCATCATTGGTAACGGAGATTCGTTTTGTTCCGGGGCAGATTTGAAAGAACGGAAATCCATGTCGGACTCGCAGGTAAAACAATTCCTAACAGATATCAATCTTTGTTTTTATGAACTATCAAATCTATCCATTCCAACAATCGCTGCAATCAATGGATTTGCTTTTGGAGGTGGATTGGAATTAGCTTTGTCATGTGATATTCGTTATGCGAATGAGTCAGCACAAATGGGGCTAACAGAAACAAAACTTGGTATCATTCCCGGAGCAGGGGGAACACAAAGGCTTTCTAGAATTGTAGGAGAATCCACCGCTATGGAGTGGATTTTTTCAGGCAAAAAGCTAACAGGAAAGGAAGCAATGTCCAAAGGTTTGGTTTCTCAAGTTTTTGAACCTGACCATTTACGGGAATCTTCTCTTGCCTTGGCACGGGAGATATCGGAATCTGCACCTATTGCTGTTTCTGCTGCCAAAAAAGCATTACGTGGTGGATTTGGATTGCCCATGAAATCTGCACTAGAGTGGGAAAGGTTGTGTTATTTTGAAACGATTGGAACAAAAGATCGATTAGAAGCCTTGCAGGCGTTTGCTGAAAAAAGAAAACCTAATTTTAAGGGAGAATAATCCGTGATTTTAACCGGAAAAGAAATTTTAAAAAGACTGGGTAACGATATTAAAATCGAACCCTACGATGCGAACCTATTGAATCCAAATTCATATAATTTAAGATTACATGAAGACCTGTTGATATATTCAGAATTCCCTTTGGATATGAAAAAACCCAATCCAGTACAGACTTTAAAGATACCAGAAGACGGATTGTTATTGGAACCAGGAAAATTATACTTAGGTAGAACCATTGAATTTACTGAAACACATAACTTAGTACCTATGTTAGAAGGTCGTTCTTCTATTGGGCGACTTGGAATGTTTGTTCATATCACTGCTGGATTTGGGGATGTTGGTTTTAAAGGATTTTGGACTTTAGAAATTCAAGTAACGCATCCACTGCGCGTGTATGCAGGTGTTCAAATATGTCAGATTTTTTATCATACTGTGGAAGGGGAAATCAGCGAGTACAAATCAGGAAAGTACCAAGCCAACCAAGGCATCCAACCTTCTTTGTTGTATAAAGACTTTGAAAAGAAATAGGTTCAATTTTTTTTAGAACTATTTTAACAAGAACCTGCCTCCAATTGGGAGGGCAGGTGCTTCATGATTACATTTATTTTTTAGCTTTGAATGTGCAGTCCCATTTTGGGTCATCAAGATTCACACCACCGAGTTTTACCCAGTTGTTTGTTTTTCCGATAAAGGTAATGGAACAAAGGGTACCCTTTAGATCTAAGCGATTTCCGCCTTCCAAAGAAGTAAATTTTCCACAGTAGGTTTTACCATCACGTGGGTTGTAAATCTTTCCGTTTTTATAAACTCCTTCTCCAACATAGTCAAATCCAGTAATAAAAACCATACCTAAGTTTGGGCGATTTCGTAGTTTTGGATCTTCATTGTTGTGATCGAGGTAAGGAGTGCCTGGAACACCTTTATCTTTTTCTTTTTCAGGGTAAGCGTTGTCTTTGATACAAACCGTTTTACCACAGTATTTATCACCACATTTGAAAATTTCAATGACTGAGTCTTTTTCAGGGGGTAAATATCGGCCTACAGCAACGTCTGCCTCTTGGGCAAGTAGAGAACTTCCGGCGAAAAGAATTGCCGTCCATACACTTAAAACAAGTTTTTGATTCATAAAGATCCTTATTCTATAAAATTGGATTCGCTCATTCTGACAGAATTTTTACCTCTGGCAAGCTGGTTTTTAGAAAAACTCTGTGACAATTCAGAAAATAGTATATAGAAACGATGCGAATAAAAAGATAAAAGTATTATGTTTCATTTTAGATCAAACGACTCTACAAAAGAGTTTTTAATACGGAATCGTAAATCGATCCGTGAACATATCATTCGTAATAGTTCCATTGAGAAATCGAATGATTCTGAGATTGTAGATCTTTTAGAATTACAACGAAAATTAAGAGGTTTGATTACATCCTCTGCTGATGAAATTGCTGTTTCTATTCTCGGAACCTCAACCAACCTTAAAAACATTGAACATTTACAATCCCAATTTGTATCGGGGCTTTCGCATTTTAGTGATATTTCAGCCAATCTAGCCAGTAGTGCGGAAGAATTAGATGCAGTGATTCATTCTGTTTCATTTCAAATTTCAGAAACACTAAAAACCTTTGATGCAACGGGACAAAGAAATATTGAATTAGTTGATAGTTTAGAAAAAACAACAAAAGAGATTGAAACGATCGCTAAACAATCGTTATGGGTGAAAGTTGAAAACCAAAAAAATGAAGTCGAAATTCAACTTTTGTATAACGATCTTCAAAAAATTAACGAAAATATTCAATTGGTAAAAGATATTTCGGATCGCACAAATCTACTGGCACTCAATGCGTCCATTGAAGCTGCCCGTGCAGGAGAAGAAGGGCGAGGTTTTTCCGTGGTAGCGGATGGGGTTTCCAAGTTAGCCGAAAACACCAAAGTAGCAGTCAAAACAATTCAAGAATCTGCTCAACATATTAGATCTCGGTTTTTGGAATTCCAAGAAAATTCAAAAACTAGAACTTCTGTTCTCATTGAAATCATAGAAAAAATCCAAGCCATTGAATCTTCTGTTGTCTTTAATAGAAAAGAATCAAAAACAAATTTAAACGAAATTCAAATTTTGATTACTCAATTTCATGATTTGGAATTTAAACTTCGTGAAGTCGGGGTTGCTTCTCAAAATATTGCTAATGATTCTACAAGTATATCCAACCAAGTTCATGTACTTTCTGATCATAGTGTTCGAACAAAAACTGATTTTGAAGCGATATTTGCCAAAATTGAAAATACTGTAAAATTGATTACAAATCAAAATTCGGTTTGGCTATTGGAATTTATATTCCAAAGGAGATTAGATCATATCCATTGGGTACAGGCAGTTGACCAAGCAATTGCAACTGGAAATGTAAATCTATTTCCTCAGCTAAACCATATGCTTTGTAAAATGGGATTGTGGTATTATCAAAGTTCAGTATTGGATGCAAAACAAAAAGCCATCCATGATCAGTTGGAAATACCCCATCGTGAATTGCATTCTTGTGCCATCCATATCAAAGAAGCGATCGTTCAAAATGATATGGTGAAAGTTAAACAAGAAAGATCTAGGTTACAAGAACAATTTATAGAACTCAGTAAAATATTCGATTCCTATATTCAGTATTTAGAAATCAAAACGATGGAAGATCAGGGACTAACCTCAATTAATTGAGGCTAGTCGCTTTTTCTAGTAACTTTGAAAGTTTAAGAACATTTTTGTTTGTTGGATCTATGGATTGCGCCCTTGTAACATAGGTAACGGCACGGTCAACATTTCCTAACAATCGACTAACGTCCGCAAGGTTAATTAGGTTTTGGAAATTTTCAGGATCATGTTTAAGTGCTTCTTGAGCTGCTTTGAGTGCGCTTTCGTAATTTCCTAGTTTTTTTTCCGACATTGCTAAGTAATACCAATACTCACCTGAACCTTCATTTTCCTTTAGGAATTCAGTAAGAACTTTTGCTGCAATATCGTATTCCTTTCCCTTGTAACTGACAAGACCCAAAAACTTATTTAGTTTTTGGTTGGTTGGATCACCAAGGAAAGCTTTTTTCATTACGGTAATGGCTCTTTCTATCTCACCATTTTGATAGAGAATTTTTCCTTCTTCGAATGCGCCAGAAGTAGTGAGTGCCTCATCCCAATCGTCCCCTGGAGTGTCAAAAAAGTCATCAACAGGTTGGTGGGAAAGATCATCCTTTTCCGGTATATGATGAACTGGAGCTTTTTCACTTTTGAAAACAACACTGAGCATGGAGATATCGTCTGTAACATCACCGGTTTTTTTTACCAATTTTTCTACTTCATAGATATCGCCATCAGCTTGTTCCACAAATCGTAAAACCATTGTTTCATCTTCATTGATGGTTCTTACATCTTCATCTGGAGTTAAGTCAATATCATCTCGGCCATCGGAACCAAGAATCAATTGGTCTCCAGGTAGTAGTTGGAAAGTCTGTACTTCGAATGGATATTCAGAATCCAATCCTAGTTTACGAAGTTTTAATTCGTCTTCGATGAAACTAGCTTTTCCATCTCGGTAAAGGATACTGTAAGGGTGTTCTGCGTTGAAATACCAGATTTTTCCTGAATCGTCATCAATCAACATCACTGTAGCAGAGATAACCATGGTTCCACTAAAAGATTTGAAAACCGCGTTTACTTCTTCATAAACGTCTGTTAACCATTCTTCTGGAGTTCGATTGAGAATTCGTTTGTTACCAGCAGAACGAGC includes the following:
- a CDS encoding VOC family protein: MIIVEGIGHVSIPVSQLDTSIDFYRDIFDFEVETKKATEAILSLDSFRIRLVKAEVSDRSLPLLSFVMDVDDFTEAISELEEKNVKIIKGPEGTDSGESLTFADPSQNLIEIFYSN
- a CDS encoding LIC10067 family putative lipoprotein, producing the protein MRRILYTIGFSLVLGNSFSCKTSSNDDPLAALLTSPPVVSSVTPQIGTPAQNNLNAAYAATEVVIKGENFGIDPVIRFNDVIATTTLNTGTELYTRVPDGAFSGFITVSKSGGSCLPNSKTGVNCAGMEYFIDCYTVTNKQYGPEIELKQGHSLSVEYDGQETKAFHTDTLLSSRNLTIGCESTVTVRVFDRSCRATDYVLQNDPVISFPAGVATQFYLTAQSATCSLVL
- a CDS encoding enoyl-CoA hydratase-related protein; the encoded protein is MNTVTLQTHHTYVALIELSRPEAKNAISLQLLAELREKIQEVKQGKARSLVIIGNGDSFCSGADLKERKSMSDSQVKQFLTDINLCFYELSNLSIPTIAAINGFAFGGGLELALSCDIRYANESAQMGLTETKLGIIPGAGGTQRLSRIVGESTAMEWIFSGKKLTGKEAMSKGLVSQVFEPDHLRESSLALAREISESAPIAVSAAKKALRGGFGLPMKSALEWERLCYFETIGTKDRLEALQAFAEKRKPNFKGE
- the dcd gene encoding dCTP deaminase, with translation MILTGKEILKRLGNDIKIEPYDANLLNPNSYNLRLHEDLLIYSEFPLDMKKPNPVQTLKIPEDGLLLEPGKLYLGRTIEFTETHNLVPMLEGRSSIGRLGMFVHITAGFGDVGFKGFWTLEIQVTHPLRVYAGVQICQIFYHTVEGEISEYKSGKYQANQGIQPSLLYKDFEKK
- a CDS encoding DUF2147 domain-containing protein, encoding MNQKLVLSVWTAILFAGSSLLAQEADVAVGRYLPPEKDSVIEIFKCGDKYCGKTVCIKDNAYPEKEKDKGVPGTPYLDHNNEDPKLRNRPNLGMVFITGFDYVGEGVYKNGKIYNPRDGKTYCGKFTSLEGGNRLDLKGTLCSITFIGKTNNWVKLGGVNLDDPKWDCTFKAKK
- a CDS encoding methyl-accepting chemotaxis protein, which produces MFHFRSNDSTKEFLIRNRKSIREHIIRNSSIEKSNDSEIVDLLELQRKLRGLITSSADEIAVSILGTSTNLKNIEHLQSQFVSGLSHFSDISANLASSAEELDAVIHSVSFQISETLKTFDATGQRNIELVDSLEKTTKEIETIAKQSLWVKVENQKNEVEIQLLYNDLQKINENIQLVKDISDRTNLLALNASIEAARAGEEGRGFSVVADGVSKLAENTKVAVKTIQESAQHIRSRFLEFQENSKTRTSVLIEIIEKIQAIESSVVFNRKESKTNLNEIQILITQFHDLEFKLREVGVASQNIANDSTSISNQVHVLSDHSVRTKTDFEAIFAKIENTVKLITNQNSVWLLEFIFQRRLDHIHWVQAVDQAIATGNVNLFPQLNHMLCKMGLWYYQSSVLDAKQKAIHDQLEIPHRELHSCAIHIKEAIVQNDMVKVKQERSRLQEQFIELSKIFDSYIQYLEIKTMEDQGLTSIN